The following coding sequences are from one Phycisphaeraceae bacterium window:
- a CDS encoding COX15/CtaA family protein, which translates to MPSTGIDSIKTDSSVFGAAVTIGFVLAVAMWCAAFVTHFPGLELPSRVAGPCVLAVWLVAAVIAGGLVPRGRAGLVGLLGGALSALLSVLILGAILVEQPKGDVPAQGFRGLPADAALSVVGFIALGAAIGLIGGLVGSRLRPNHTRPADWLARFGVVAAVAIVPLLLLGGLVTSTNSGMAIIGWPDSYGANMFLYPVALMADPGRFLEHTHRLYGSLVGLTTGAFLIYVLAADHRRWMRKYAALLFVLVIVQGVLGGVRVRQGSVDANLDNRYLSLFHGVLAQLFFAMVVAGAAFVSRGFRNLMDPATGAAPSPEPRALRRLRGMSTGLLHSMILQLLLGATYRHLKASGTTGANHALWAHIGFSFIVLAAALATGFAARSADRSFGPLQATYRRLGVLLVGVVVAQFCLGWAALWALNADVSPRASWVPPLLATLHQGNGAVLLALATLVFTWTRALCKRAGPPVQPVAR; encoded by the coding sequence ATGCCTTCTACAGGGATCGACTCCATTAAGACGGATTCGTCTGTTTTCGGCGCGGCGGTAACGATCGGCTTCGTCCTCGCCGTGGCGATGTGGTGCGCCGCGTTCGTGACTCACTTCCCAGGACTCGAACTGCCCTCTCGTGTCGCCGGGCCTTGCGTTCTCGCAGTCTGGCTCGTGGCGGCAGTGATTGCCGGGGGATTGGTGCCTCGCGGTCGTGCGGGGCTGGTCGGCCTGTTGGGCGGGGCACTCTCGGCGCTTCTCTCGGTACTGATCCTGGGGGCGATCCTCGTGGAGCAACCCAAGGGCGATGTCCCCGCCCAGGGATTCCGGGGCCTCCCGGCCGATGCGGCGCTCTCCGTGGTTGGATTCATCGCCCTCGGCGCTGCGATCGGCCTCATCGGCGGCCTGGTCGGCAGCCGCCTGCGCCCCAACCACACCCGGCCCGCTGACTGGCTCGCTCGATTCGGAGTGGTCGCAGCCGTCGCGATCGTTCCGCTGCTGCTCCTTGGCGGCCTGGTCACCAGCACGAACTCCGGCATGGCGATCATCGGATGGCCCGATTCCTACGGCGCAAACATGTTTCTGTACCCGGTCGCCCTGATGGCCGACCCCGGCCGGTTCCTCGAGCACACCCACCGGCTGTACGGCTCGCTCGTCGGCCTGACGACCGGCGCATTCCTGATCTACGTGCTCGCCGCGGATCACCGGCGATGGATGAGGAAGTATGCCGCTCTGCTCTTCGTGCTGGTCATTGTGCAGGGCGTCCTGGGCGGGGTGCGGGTGCGACAAGGGAGTGTCGATGCGAACCTCGACAACCGCTACCTCTCGCTGTTTCACGGGGTCCTGGCTCAGCTCTTCTTCGCGATGGTGGTCGCGGGCGCGGCGTTCGTGTCGCGCGGGTTTCGGAACCTGATGGACCCGGCCACCGGCGCAGCCCCATCTCCCGAGCCGCGTGCCCTGCGCCGCCTCCGTGGGATGTCAACCGGCCTTCTGCACTCCATGATCCTGCAGTTGCTGCTGGGCGCGACCTACCGACACCTCAAGGCCTCGGGCACCACCGGCGCCAACCACGCGTTGTGGGCCCACATCGGATTCTCGTTCATCGTGCTGGCCGCGGCGCTGGCCACCGGGTTCGCGGCCCGCAGCGCCGATCGATCGTTCGGCCCCCTCCAGGCAACCTACCGCCGCCTGGGGGTGCTGCTCGTCGGGGTGGTGGTGGCGCAGTTCTGCCTGGGGTGGGCGGCGCTCTGGGCGCTGAACGCGGACGTCTCTCCCCGCGCCAGCTGGGTCCCCCCACTGCTGGCGACGCTGCACCAGGGAAACGGAGCCGTGTTGCTGGCCCTGGCAACTCTCGTGTTCACTTGGACGCGCGCCCTTTGCAAACGCGCCGGCCCCCCCGTTCAGCCCGTCGCGAGGTAG
- a CDS encoding DUF1800 domain-containing protein — MSQPLSDSLRPLPANRFGFDEARHLLWRAGFGGTPAQIQLLASWGPDKSVDYLLNYETIAFEPDAADAFDSSIMRPPNEEERAMVAKARRGNDEETLARIRARRQERERDDRQQMRRVQNWWFKRMIETPRPLEEKLTLFWHGHFSTSFRTIENSYHMYQQNRLLRRYASGNFGELLRQIIRDPAMLAYLDQDDSRKNKPNENLAREIMELFSLGVGNYTEKDIKEGARALTGYTFVDDSFVFRKNDHDDGVKSVLGRTGRLDGDAFVGAILEQRACAGHISQKLYRYFAADYPTGRTEVDSAAKSVVREMASVMTGSKYAIKPVLRKLFLSEHFYSAPLMNEQIKSPVELVVGAVRSLNTPVRDMDILNDACNLMGQSIFFPPNVAGWSGGRSWVNTSTMFVRQNILCFLLTGKKPQGYDALANAEKYDPSVLLADLASADAGAAADPARVVDYLLRFTLGSPTARSREVLGEFVRANGGRATPEVITGLLLLVTAMPEYQLC, encoded by the coding sequence GTGTCACAGCCGCTTTCCGACTCGCTCAGGCCCCTCCCCGCCAACCGGTTCGGATTCGACGAGGCACGCCACCTGCTGTGGCGGGCCGGGTTCGGCGGCACGCCGGCGCAGATCCAGTTGCTCGCGTCGTGGGGGCCCGACAAGTCCGTCGACTACCTCCTGAACTACGAGACCATCGCCTTCGAACCCGACGCGGCCGATGCGTTCGATTCGTCCATCATGCGCCCGCCCAACGAGGAGGAGCGCGCGATGGTGGCCAAGGCCCGGCGCGGGAACGATGAGGAGACGCTCGCCCGCATCCGGGCCCGGCGTCAGGAGCGGGAGCGTGACGACCGCCAGCAGATGCGCCGCGTCCAGAACTGGTGGTTCAAGCGCATGATCGAGACGCCGCGCCCGCTCGAGGAGAAACTCACGCTCTTCTGGCACGGCCACTTCTCCACGTCGTTCAGGACGATCGAGAACTCGTACCACATGTACCAGCAGAACCGCCTGCTGCGCCGCTACGCCTCGGGGAACTTCGGGGAACTTCTCAGACAGATCATCCGCGACCCGGCGATGCTGGCCTACCTCGACCAGGACGACTCCCGCAAGAACAAGCCCAACGAGAACCTCGCACGCGAGATCATGGAGCTGTTCTCCCTTGGCGTGGGGAACTACACCGAGAAGGACATCAAGGAGGGGGCCCGGGCGCTCACCGGGTACACCTTCGTCGACGACTCGTTCGTCTTCCGCAAGAACGACCACGACGACGGCGTCAAGAGTGTGCTCGGACGAACCGGCCGGCTCGACGGCGACGCCTTTGTCGGCGCGATCCTCGAGCAGCGGGCCTGCGCCGGCCACATCTCGCAGAAGCTGTACCGGTACTTCGCCGCGGACTACCCGACCGGCCGGACCGAGGTGGACTCGGCCGCGAAGTCCGTCGTGCGGGAGATGGCGTCGGTGATGACCGGGAGCAAGTACGCGATCAAGCCCGTGCTGCGGAAGCTGTTCCTGAGCGAGCACTTCTACTCGGCGCCGCTGATGAACGAGCAGATCAAGTCGCCGGTGGAACTCGTGGTCGGCGCGGTCAGGTCCCTCAACACGCCGGTCCGCGACATGGACATCCTCAACGACGCGTGCAACCTGATGGGCCAGTCGATCTTCTTCCCGCCCAACGTCGCGGGGTGGAGCGGCGGGCGGTCGTGGGTCAACACGTCCACCATGTTCGTCCGGCAGAACATCCTCTGCTTCCTGCTCACCGGCAAGAAGCCGCAGGGGTACGACGCGCTCGCCAACGCGGAGAAGTACGACCCCTCGGTGCTGCTCGCCGACCTGGCCAGCGCGGACGCCGGCGCCGCGGCCGACCCGGCCCGGGTGGTCGACTACCTGCTGCGCTTCACGCTCGGATCGCCGACAGCGCGCAGCCGCGAGGTGCTCGGCGAGTTCGTCCGCGCCAACGGCGGGCGGGCGACGCCGGAGGTCATCACCGGCCTGCTCCTGCTGGTGACCGCGATGCCCGAATACCAGTTGTGCTGA